Proteins encoded together in one Aulosira sp. FACHB-615 window:
- a CDS encoding ADP-ribosylglycohydrolase family protein has product MLGAIAGDIIGSVYEVNNIKTKDFPLFDRQCRFTDDTVLTVAVAEMILDGADSLDSSQYIEQFKSYFRRYPYAGYGSTFRSWANSNDSQPYNSWGNGSAMRVSPIGFALHDLDTVLEAAKSCAAVTHNHPEGIKGAQATAAAIFLARTGADKPAIKAYLQTTFDYDLEITLDEIRPNYKFDVSCQGSVPQAIIAFLESTDYEDAIRNAISLGGDSDTIACIAGGIAQAYYHGLPPAIADQALSHLNDHLYTITQRFMLQYCN; this is encoded by the coding sequence ATGTTAGGAGCGATCGCAGGTGATATCATCGGTTCGGTATATGAAGTTAACAATATTAAAACCAAGGATTTTCCCTTATTCGATAGGCAATGTCGTTTCACCGATGATACTGTGCTAACTGTCGCAGTAGCCGAAATGATTCTCGATGGTGCAGACTCACTCGACAGTAGTCAATACATCGAGCAGTTTAAGTCTTATTTTCGCCGCTATCCCTACGCTGGTTATGGCAGTACTTTTAGAAGTTGGGCAAACTCTAACGATAGTCAGCCATACAATAGTTGGGGTAACGGTTCCGCGATGCGCGTTAGTCCCATCGGCTTTGCTTTGCATGACTTAGATACCGTCCTCGAAGCCGCTAAAAGTTGTGCGGCTGTGACTCATAATCATCCTGAAGGTATCAAAGGCGCTCAAGCCACAGCCGCAGCTATATTTCTAGCTCGCACAGGTGCTGATAAACCAGCAATTAAAGCTTATTTGCAAACTACCTTTGATTACGATTTAGAAATTACCCTGGACGAAATTCGACCAAATTACAAGTTTGATGTTTCTTGTCAAGGTTCCGTTCCCCAAGCAATTATCGCCTTTTTAGAATCAACTGATTACGAAGATGCAATTCGGAATGCAATTTCTTTAGGTGGTGACAGTGACACCATTGCTTGTATTGCAGGTGGTATTGCTCAAGCATATTATCATGGCTTACCCCCTGCGATCGCTGACCAAGCACTATCTCATTTAAATGATCATTTATATACAATTACTCAAAGGTTTATGTTGCAGTACTGTAACTAG